The genomic DNA CGGACATTGAGGACATTAACCTTGGTGGTGTTGTAAACGGGCTTAAGTTTGCTAAAATGAAAAATGCAAAATATGTTCAGGTTTCAACCTACAGTATTGCAGGTGAAAGTATTAACAATTATCCTCCTGTCGATGTTCCGTTCACAGAGCAGGACTTATTCATTGGTCAGGCTGTGGACAATCAGTATCTTAACTCCAAATTCCTCGCAGAAAGGGCAGTTCTTGAAGCTGCGGTAGAGAATGATTTGGATGTTAAAATCATGAGGGTTGGAAACCTGATGGCAAGAAGCTCTGACAGTGAATTCCAAATTAACTTTGAATCAAACGGATTCATTAACCGTTTAAAAGCATTTGTTACAATTGGAAAAATGTCTTACTCAATGATTATGGGCAATGTTGAATTTTCACCAATTGATATGACTGCAAAAGCAATTATTAGTCTGTCAAAAACTCCAAAGGATTGTACTGTATTCCATCCATATGATTATCACAGTATCAGTTTTGGAGATATAATTGAAATCATCAAACCTCTGGGATTGAATATTGAATATGTGGAGGAAGATGAATATCAAAAAGCATTGGATGATGCATTGGCCGATAAATCAAAACAAGAAGGAGTTTCAGGTTTAATTACTTCAATCGGTTCTGGTAAAGTTAAAAAAATCTGGCTTCCTGTATCAAATGATTATACCGTACAGGCATTGTATCGTTTGGGAATTAAATGGCCGTATGTGTCTGAAGAGTATGTCTATAACTTTGTGAAATATTTGGATGATCTGGACTTCTTTAGTATTTAAGGGGATTAATGATGTATGAAAGAAATTATGAATTATTGAGGAGTAAATTCAGTGAATTTTTCCTCCCGACATTATTTACTTCAATGGCAGGAAATATCTGTTTATTTGTGGATGGTTTGATAGTGAGCTTTTTAATTGGTGCATCTAATCTTGCACCAATTCAGATTGTAGCTCCTGTGATTACTTTTGTCAATCTAATCTATTGGATGATTGGATTGGGTGGTAGTGTACTTTGTTCTGTTGCAAAGGCAGAATTTGATGATGAAAAGAGTAATTCATATTTTTCAACATCCATTATTTCACTTTTAGTAATTGGAATACTGATTTCGATATTCGGTTTGATATTTTCAGGCAGTATTACACAGTTTTTATGTTCCTCCCAGCCCGAACTGATTCCTGAGGTAACTTCATATTTCAATTCATTAATTATTGGAATGCCGTTTTTATGTTATATGATGAGTTTATCATACTTTATAAGGGCAGATGGTATGCCGTCACTACCGTTCAGGGCAATATTGATTGCAAATATTGTTAATATATGTTTTGATGTAATTTATATTTCATATTTCCATTTAGGACTTTCAGGAGCAGCATTGGCTACTTCAACAGGTTATCTTGTTGGATCAGTTTTAATTTCATATTACTTTTTTAAAAAGGACCGTACATTGGAATTTATTAAATTAAAATTAGGCAAATTCTTCGCTTTCCTTAAAAAAATTGCAACTTCCGGATTTTCATCTTCTTCAACACAGTTATACTTAACTTTAAAATTGCTTGTAATAAACTTTTTAGTTGGAATATATGTTGGAAAATCCGGTATTGTGGCATTCGGTATCTGCTATAATAGCCTGTTCATATTATATATATTTTTAATAGGAACTGCTCAGACAATGTCTCCAATAGTGTCTGTTTACTTTAAAGAAGAAGACTATTCTGGAGTTAATTACATTATTCACAGGTCTTTAAAAATTGTTGTAATTGCAAGTTTGGCTTTATCTTTGTTATTTATTGTGTATCCTCGGGCGTTATTGTTCCTGTACAGTGTTAAAAATCCTGCAGATGTTCCTGTTGTATTGAATGCTCTGCGAATATTTGCAATAAGTTATGTGGGAACAGCCATTACATTTTTATATACTTTTTATGCTCAGGCAATTCAGAAAAATAAATTATCCACTATTATTTCCCTGCTTGAAGGTTTGGTCTTGCCTATTGGGCTTGCATGCATATTGTCCATTCCATTTGCAGGAAACGGTATTTGGATTTCATTTGCAATCGCTGAAGCATTAACAATACTGTTCATCTTTGCTTATTCAAAATATATCCATAAAAAAACAGAGGGTGAATATTCAGGATTCTTTATCAACAAGCACAATGATGATGAAA from uncultured Methanobrevibacter sp. includes the following:
- a CDS encoding MATE family efflux transporter, giving the protein MMYERNYELLRSKFSEFFLPTLFTSMAGNICLFVDGLIVSFLIGASNLAPIQIVAPVITFVNLIYWMIGLGGSVLCSVAKAEFDDEKSNSYFSTSIISLLVIGILISIFGLIFSGSITQFLCSSQPELIPEVTSYFNSLIIGMPFLCYMMSLSYFIRADGMPSLPFRAILIANIVNICFDVIYISYFHLGLSGAALATSTGYLVGSVLISYYFFKKDRTLEFIKLKLGKFFAFLKKIATSGFSSSSTQLYLTLKLLVINFLVGIYVGKSGIVAFGICYNSLFILYIFLIGTAQTMSPIVSVYFKEEDYSGVNYIIHRSLKIVVIASLALSLLFIVYPRALLFLYSVKNPADVPVVLNALRIFAISYVGTAITFLYTFYAQAIQKNKLSTIISLLEGLVLPIGLACILSIPFAGNGIWISFAIAEALTILFIFAYSKYIHKKTEGEYSGFFINKHNDDEKVFEHTINGNVKDAVELAQNVQNYLSDNKSAAIVSLAIEEMLVNIINNNETVNTIDVIVRNNADNILISIKDTGVDFNPVVEKDNLEFDNISVLNKIADNVDYSRVLGLNSTVITIKN